A DNA window from Naumovozyma dairenensis CBS 421 chromosome 10, complete genome contains the following coding sequences:
- the FOB1 gene encoding replication fork barrier binding protein FOB1 (similar to Saccharomyces cerevisiae FOB1 (YDR110W); ancestral locus Anc_8.262) encodes MTETRTPSNSLRDRATLFVNEEGDDDNDEEQQQLHENSIQKNGIEGSNSEEEGAATSNKGSMTRPRSEVNGDDDDGNEDERDPKRRHYGSYLIPNVGESYMDYVDPEVDVDLLKRGEVTFLNFQRSIHGQLDEVVYELIRTKSLTEETLAANFPHFHAPTRCALFKRRYVADNEGRVRDQLRGNRIVCDPVLLYEMMMTCHLMNDHAQYRRCHVALSSIYANITRDFLYKAVQFCSVCNPSKLVGPLLKFKHVNYYKGMLPLERVHIEIFEPFNGKKIEGKYSHVIYCRDYRSRYIMLEPLKNTKFKNLVSAIAKLLFNLPRIPIFIETVSLNTQDAFDIFEAIVEKYQINVGLGMKTAKRFHTRGVKQMKILLEGHRKECLNDWTMCLKYGPHNYNTKHNDRACGVPVDLLTCNVKDVTHKSIEKYEQIIRTLPKDNIVQIGNGSIYLEEKVKDPNIDNYDAMLGEEYDSEQEDNNNKNTDQDLAYEHPDYEYDEEQLKRRPVYGISSSTDKEKESESIMNDNHVEENIEEEEEDQIQIDSNPEDNADSNNNDDAEEEKDEKETEQKYLDKRDKSNDISYDVSRDESGEIQGPSTSYYNERVENDSLAVVGDDDDNIKYSVEL; translated from the coding sequence ATGACAGAGACTAGAACGCcatcaaattctttaagAGATCGAGCGACTTTATTCGttaatgaagaaggtgatgatgataatgatgaagaacaacaacaactacaCGAGAACTCGATACAAAAAAACGGTATAGAAGGTTCTAATAGTGAAGAGGAAGGAGCTGCTACCAGTAATAAGGGGTCTATGACACGTCCTAGGTCCGAAGTAAACGgtgatgacgatgatggTAATGAAGACGAGAGAGATCCGAAAAGACGTCACTATGGTTCTTATTTGATCCCCAATGTAGGAGAATCATACATGGATTATGTGGATCCAGAAGTTGATGTAGATTTATTGAAACGTGGGGAGGTAACTTTTCTAAATTTCCAAAGATCGATACATGGCCAATTAGATGAAGTAGTTTATGAATTAATTCGAACAAAATCATTAACTGAAGAAACATTAGCTGCGAATTTCCCTCATTTCCATGCTCCCACTAGATGTGCCTTgtttaaaagaagatatgTTGCTGATAATGAAGGTAGAGTACGTGATCAATTGAGAGGCAATAGAATTGTTTGTGATCCCGtgttattatatgaaatgatgatgacatgccatttaatgaatgatCATGCACAATATAGGAGATGTCATGTAGCACTTTCATCTATTTATGCTAATATAACTCGTGATTTCTTATACAAAGCCGTTCAATTTTGTTCAGTTTGTAATCCAAGTAAACTTGTTGGTCCACTTTTAAAATTTAAGCATgttaattattataaggGAATGTTACCATTGGAAAGAGTtcatattgaaatttttgaacCATTTAATGGTAAGAAAATTGAAGGGAAATATTCACATGTCATATATTGTAGAGATTATCGATCAAGATATATAATGTTAGAACCATTGAAGAATactaaatttaaaaatttagtTTCCGCTATTGCTAAAttacttttcaatttaccCAGAATAccaatatttattgaaactGTTTCATTAAATACACAAGATGCATTTGATATCTTTGAAGCCATTGtggaaaaatatcaaattaaTGTAGGCCTTGGTATGAAGACAGCAAAACGTTTCCATACAAGAGGTGTcaaacaaatgaaaattcTATTAGAAGGCCATAGAAAAGAATGTTTAAATGATTGGACAATGTGTTTGAAATATGGGCCTCACAATTATAATACAAAACATAATGATAGAGCATGTGGAGTCCCAGTTGATTTACTTACATGTAATGTTAAAGATGTTACACATAAGagtattgaaaaatatgaacaaattattagaaCATTACCAAAGGATAATATAGTACAAATAGGTAATGGTTCAATTTATTTGGAAGAGAAAGTTAAGGATCCTAATATTGATAACTATGATGCTATGCTGGGTGAAGAATATGATTCTGAACAggaagataataataataagaatacGGATCAAGATCTTGCTTATGAACACCCTGATTATGAGTATGACGAGGAACAGTTGAAAAGACGACCTGTGTATGGTATTTCTTCATCGAcagataaagaaaaagaaagcGAATCGATAATGAATGATAACCATGTGGAAGagaatattgaagaagaagaagaagatcaaATACAAATCGATTCTAATCCAGAGGATAATGCggatagtaataataatgatgatgctgaAGAGGAAAAAGACGAAAAAGAAACTGAGCAAAAGTACTTAGATAAACGTGATAAATCTAATGATATTTCTTATGATGTATCGAGAGATGAAAGTGGTGAAATCCAAGGGCCGTCAACATCTTACTACAATGAAAGGGTAGAAAATGATTCCCTTGCAGTTGTAGgtgacgatgatgataatataaaatattcagTAGAGCTCTGA
- the PDS1 gene encoding securin (similar to Saccharomyces cerevisiae PDS1 (YDR113C); ancestral locus Anc_8.265) → MSSTNGNNKVNPDEDKENASTFYDHHQHFRSGKPILFPQTPAHLLKRSSSILSKQKPDIKPGNLELQLQSDAGAGAVPPNISPRRQLLQLQNRFPLSKKDNNNSFILKQQQQQFDHKRLKKYGSVLGLGTDGNNHNNLTRIKSLVLKDIDDDDNAGSHTDNSTNGNIRGSLNYSAIPNLDFNIDTIQERRKGSDDDSEDDDTGADDLFGLKLKHAMNNNNNNNNSDGSGLLFHDSNHGLHQLINFNKKNMPEKNSISQSVKLDNKKEDTYDEEDDIEYAPIREDSLPYIPQGYTPFTNEDINKLKVYHSPFAIHHDHSDYQQSPSTLGDPEMLLSLQSFDTQTATTSSSCASPSLYPTTPIHKDTNINTTDQKHNTVILNVHNNDNESEGEYGGEHDQEIDKIYNGDGLDEDDLNDLINDLQ, encoded by the coding sequence ATGTCCTCAACAAACGGGAACAACAAAGTAAATccagatgaagataaagaaaatgccTCTACATTCTATGATCACCATCAGCATTTCCGTAGTGGTAAACCTATATTATTTCCACAAACACCAGCACATTTATTGAAACGTTCCTCATCTATACTATCTAAACAGAAACCCGATATCAAACCTGGTAACTTAGAATTACAACTACAATCAGATGCAGGTGCAGGTGCCGTTCCGCCGAATATATCACCTAGGAGACAATTGttacaattacaaaacAGATTTCCACTATCTAAGaaggataataataatagctTTATACTCaagcaacagcaacagcaatTCGATCACAAgagattgaaaaaatatggttCTGTGTTGGGTTTAGGAACAGATGgtaataatcataataatttgacAAGAATCAAAAGCTTAgtattgaaagatatagacgatgatgataatgctGGTTCGCATACAGATAATTCTACAAATGGGAATATACGAGGTTCATTGAATTATTCTGCTATACCAAATCttgatttcaatattgATACTATCCAAGAACGAAGAAAAGGATCGGACGATGATTCTGAAGATGACGATACTGGTGCTGATGATTTATTCGGtttaaaattgaaacatGCAAtgaacaataacaacaataataataatagtgatGGTAGtggattattatttcatgATTCAAATCATGGATTacatcaattaataaattttaataaGAAGAACATGCCGGAAAAAAATTCCATATCACAAAGCGTTAAGctagataataaaaaggaAGATACATATGACGAGGAGGACGATATAGAATATGCACCAATACGGGAAGATTCATTACCGTATATTCCACAAGGTTATACACCTTTTacaaatgaagatattaataaattgaaagtaTATCATTCTCCATTTGCCATTCATCATGATCATTCAGATTATCAACAAAGTCCGTCGACGTTAGGTGATCCTGaaatgttattatcattacaaTCTTTCGACACTCAAACAGCGACGACGTCATCATCTTGTGCATCGCCTTCGTTATATCCAACAACGCCAATTCATAAAGATACTAATATTAATACTACTGATCAAAAACATAATACTGTTATTCTGAATGTTcacaataatgataacgaGAGCGAAGGCGAGTACGGAGGGGAGCATGATCAAGAAAtagataaaatatataatggCGACGGTctagatgaagatgatttaaatgatCTAATAAATGACTTGCAATGA
- the MRX14 gene encoding mitochondrial 54S ribosomal protein bL34m (similar to Saccharomyces cerevisiae YDR115W; ancestral locus Anc_8.267), whose protein sequence is MSLSILQKIGRYSKACSLLSLRSMANQSFNNIGLRSFSSFSSTTTSTISSLINQSYMTNTFSSGLTTTPLASSSSSSSSLILPSTSPFMINQKRWKSRGNTYQPSTLKRKRKYGFLSRMRDRQASKILKRRKLKGRWFLSH, encoded by the coding sequence ATGTCTCTATCTATACTCCAAAAAATAGGCAGGTACTCCAAAGCTTGCAGTTTACTCTCATTAAGATCCATGGCAAACCAGTCCTTCAACAACATAGGCCTCAGATCTTTCTCTTCCTTCTCATCAACTACTACTAGTACTATCTCTTCATTAATAAACCAGTCGTATATGACCAATACTTTTAGCAGCGGGCTTACCACCACCCCGttagcatcatcatcatcatcatcatcatccttGATACTCCCTTCCACGTCTCCCTTTATGATTAACCAAAAAAGATGGAAATCAAGAGGGAACACTTATCAACCAAGtactttgaaaagaaaaaggaaatatgGGTTTTTATCAAGAATGAGAGATAGACAAGCATCTAAAATCTtaaagagaagaaaattgaaaggtAGATGGTTCTTATCTCATTGA
- the NDAI0J01370 gene encoding SRP1/TIP1 family protein: MNTKFTVLLAAIASASVASAAVANTTTEIAELKVLLDDVKSNLNDYVALAFTPDSGVSLDTLPAGVLDVGKALFTASDDSYTTLYANVDFDGVSSLMTKLPWYQSRLEAPLQSIANSN; encoded by the coding sequence ATGAACACCAAATTTACCGTTTTATTAGCTGCCATTGCTTCCGCTTCTGTCGCTTCTGCTGCTGTCGCTAACACAACTACCGAAATTGCTGAATTGAAAGTTTTATTAGACGATGttaaatcaaatttaaatgattaCGTTGCTTTAGCATTTACTCCAGATTCAGGTGTCTCTTTAGATACCTTACCAGCTGGTGTATTAGACGTTGGTAAAGCTTTATTTACAGCTAGTGATGATTCCTACACAACTTTATACGCTAACGTCGATTTCGATGGTGTCAGTTCTTTAATGACTAAATTACCATGGTATCAATCAAGATTGGAAGCTCCTTTACAATCCATTGCTAACTCAAATTAA
- the ALT2 gene encoding alanine transaminase ALT2 (similar to Saccharomyces cerevisiae YDR111C and YLR089C; ancestral locus Anc_8.263) — protein MATHTIQTDLHDFEPAPKLSIKDLNPNVIKAEFAVRGTIPMKAQELQTQLNKNPHSLPFNEITVANIGNPQELHQKPLTFARQVVSILQYPELLNRRNELTSTTPPIYNNDSFDRAEKLLNEIGGSVGAYSASQGVYGIRKTIANYITQRDLGESASPNDIFMTTGATAASSYLLSILSNGPQTGVLLPIPQYPLYTALLALHNATMLPYYLEEESGWSIDTNEIEKTIKKNAMTKGIQPKVMVIINPGNPTGSILSEDSLIKIFNIAAKYGIVIIADEVYQENLFNGNKFHSCKKVLRSLQKQFPTQYNNVQLASLHSTSKGLFGECGQRGGYMEIIGFNNDVRNLILKLACIDVCPVVTGQAMMDLMILPPKQGDQSYQLDCIERQQIHNDMLNRAKKLYDMFSHMEGIQCQKPQGAMYLFPRLLLSTKVIDEAKKFEMEPDEFYCHELLNETGICTVPGSGFGQKPNTYHLRTTFLAPGDQWINKWEKFHKAFLKRYT, from the coding sequence ATGGCAACCCATACTATTCAGACAGACCTACATGATTTCGAACCTGCTcccaaattatcaataaagGATCTTAATCCAAATGTAATCAAAGCGGAATTTGCCGTAAGAGGTACTATCCCCATGAAGGCACAAGAATTACAAACAcaattaaacaaaaatcCACATTCATTACCCTTCAATGAAATTACTGTTGCAAACATTGGTAATCCACAAGAATTACATCAAAAACCATTAACTTTCGCAAGACAAGTAGTATCAATCTTACAATATCCAGAATTACTAAACCGTCGTAACGAACTAACCTCAACAACACCACCAATATATAACAATGATTCATTCGATCGTgcagaaaaattattaaatgaaattggTGGCTCAGTGGGGGCATACTCTGCATCACAAGGTGTTTATGGTATAAGAAAGACAATAGCTAATTATATAACACAAAGAGATTTAGGTGAATCAGCATCTCCAAATGATATCTTCATGACAACAGGTGCTACTGCGGCAAGttcttatttattatctatCCTTTCTAATGGTCCACAAACAGGAGTATTGTTACCTATACCACAATATCCATTATATACAGCTTTGTTAGCATTACATAACGCTACCATGTTGCCTTACTATCTTGAGGAAGAATCTGGTTGGTCCATTGACACTAACGAGATTGAAAaaacaatcaaaaaaaatgccATGACGAAAGGTATTCAACCAAAAGTTATGGTCATTATAAACCCGGGGAACCCCACAGGATCAATCTTATCTGaagattcattaattaaaatctttaatattgCTGCCAAATATGGGATTGTAATAATAGCTGACGAAgtttatcaagaaaatttatttaatggaAATAAATTCCATTCTTGTAAAAAAGTATTAAGATCTTTACAAAAACAATTCCCCACACAGTATAATAATGTTCAATTAGCATCATTACATTCCACTTCAAAGGGATTATTTGGAGAATGTGGTCAAAGAGGTGGTTATATGGAAATTATTGGTTTCAATAATGATGTTagaaatttgattttaaaattagCTTGTATTGATGTTTGTCCAGTAGTGACAGGTCAAGCAATGATggatttaatgattttacCACCAAAACAAGGTGATCAATCTTATCAATTAGATTGTATCGAACGTCAACAAATTCATAATGATATGTTAAATCGTgctaaaaaattatatgatatgTTTTCTCATATGGAGGGAATTCAGTGTCAAAAACCACAAGGTGCAATGTATTTATTCCCAaggttattattatcaacaaaggtaattgatgaagctaagaaatttgaaatggaACCAGATGAATTTTATTGtcatgaattattaaatgaaacTGGGATTTGTACCGTACCTGGTTCAGGATTCGGTCAAAAGCCAAATACGTATCATTTAAGAACTACCTTTTTGGCACCGGGAGATCAATGGATTAACAAATGGGAAAAATTCCATAAAGCATTCCTTAAAAGATATACCTAA